From the Burkholderia mayonis genome, one window contains:
- a CDS encoding APC family permease, whose protein sequence is MAMISESSSVASAAPAEVRAPDALVRSLSVRDVVMITVSGVTPASSIFVIAPFAIQQAGSGAVMSFVLGGLLAFAFALCYAELSAAHRSAGGEYVMVKRVFGALPGYLTFVAVLAVNVFIPAVLASGAAPYLNAALGTHFGNQSVALAIVLASYVLGILNIRTNAWITGAFLVIEILVLALIAYLGFSEPHRSALALVHPVVANGAALVPATLAAIMPAVGTAIFCYNGFGAAVFLAEDLEGGNRDIAKAVICSLAVILVVELVPLTAIVLGAPSFVELAKSADPIGYVVSALSNPGVSRVVSGGIFLSVFNAIIAIVIMVGRFLYSSGRHALWARSCNGAFTRIHPRFESPWIATLTLAVPSTLLVFVSSLDELTAFTVDLLLLIYLAVGVAALASRVMRRDVDHHYRMPWWPLPPVVAIAGAGYTLYTTIAAATKPTDLYIIAGLAVVSLATYALWARRSTAFREL, encoded by the coding sequence CACGGTGTCGGGCGTGACGCCCGCGAGCTCGATCTTCGTGATCGCGCCGTTCGCGATCCAGCAGGCGGGCAGCGGCGCGGTGATGTCGTTCGTGCTGGGCGGGCTGCTCGCGTTCGCGTTCGCGCTTTGCTACGCAGAACTGAGCGCCGCGCACCGCAGCGCGGGCGGCGAGTACGTGATGGTCAAGCGCGTGTTCGGCGCGCTGCCCGGCTATCTGACGTTCGTCGCGGTGCTCGCCGTCAACGTGTTCATCCCAGCCGTGCTCGCGAGCGGCGCCGCGCCTTACCTGAACGCCGCGCTCGGCACGCATTTCGGCAATCAGTCGGTCGCGCTCGCGATCGTGCTCGCGAGCTATGTTCTCGGCATCCTGAACATCCGGACCAATGCGTGGATCACCGGCGCGTTTCTCGTGATCGAGATCCTCGTGCTCGCGTTGATCGCGTATCTCGGCTTCTCCGAGCCGCATCGATCGGCGCTCGCGCTCGTGCACCCGGTCGTCGCGAACGGCGCCGCGCTCGTGCCCGCGACGCTCGCCGCGATCATGCCGGCCGTCGGCACGGCGATCTTCTGCTACAACGGCTTCGGCGCGGCCGTGTTTCTCGCCGAGGATCTCGAAGGCGGCAACCGCGACATCGCGAAGGCGGTGATCTGCTCGCTCGCGGTGATCCTCGTCGTCGAACTCGTGCCGCTGACCGCGATCGTGCTCGGCGCGCCGTCGTTCGTCGAGCTCGCGAAGAGCGCCGATCCGATCGGCTATGTCGTCAGCGCGCTCAGCAATCCCGGCGTGTCGCGCGTCGTGAGCGGCGGCATCTTCCTGTCGGTGTTCAATGCGATCATCGCGATCGTCATCATGGTCGGGCGCTTCCTGTACAGCAGCGGACGCCATGCGTTGTGGGCGCGCTCGTGCAACGGCGCGTTCACGCGCATCCATCCGCGCTTCGAGTCGCCGTGGATTGCGACGCTGACGCTCGCGGTGCCGTCGACGCTCCTCGTGTTCGTGTCGAGCCTCGACGAGCTGACTGCGTTCACCGTCGATCTGCTGCTGCTCATCTACCTCGCCGTCGGCGTCGCGGCGCTCGCGAGCCGCGTGATGCGGCGCGACGTCGATCATCATTACCGGATGCCATGGTGGCCGCTGCCGCCGGTCGTCGCGATCGCGGGCGCCGGGTATACGTTGTATACGACGATCGCCGCCGCGACGAAGCCGACCGACCTATACATCATCGCCGGACTCGCCGTCGTCTCGCTCGCGACCTACGCGCTCTGGGCGCGCCGCAGCACGGCGTTCCGCGAACTCTGA
- a CDS encoding P1 family peptidase, with product MRTRDLGIRIGRGKPGRFNAITDVAGVRVGHHTLHVDAGDASAHTGVTVIEPRAGRARDEPCFAGVHVLNGNGDATGLEWIREAGLLTTPIAYTNTHGVGVVRDALIAIERAQGGARDRDHVYWCMPVVMETFDGLLNDIWGQHVQAEHVAQALAVACSGPVEEGCVGGGTGMICHEFKGGIGTASRVVADASGGWTVGALVQANYGQRAALRVAGYPVGEVLRDAHSPFSEPAAAGEPGMGSIVVTLATDAPLLPHQCTRLAQRASVGLARVGGGTDNSSGDIFVAFATGNTGLPVASYGRSGPTTIGVRMVADAHISALFDAAAEAVEEAIVNALVAATGLAARGVRVDALGAARLVDAMRETGWRPRTGDAQP from the coding sequence ATGCGCACACGAGATCTGGGCATCCGCATCGGCCGCGGCAAGCCGGGACGCTTCAACGCGATCACCGACGTCGCGGGCGTGCGGGTCGGGCATCACACGCTGCACGTCGATGCGGGCGACGCGTCGGCGCACACGGGCGTGACGGTGATCGAGCCGCGCGCCGGCCGAGCGCGCGACGAGCCTTGCTTCGCAGGCGTTCACGTGCTGAACGGCAATGGCGACGCGACCGGGCTCGAATGGATCCGCGAGGCGGGGCTCTTGACGACGCCGATCGCTTATACGAACACGCATGGCGTCGGCGTCGTGCGCGACGCGCTGATCGCGATCGAGCGCGCGCAGGGCGGCGCGCGCGATCGCGATCATGTGTACTGGTGCATGCCGGTCGTGATGGAGACCTTCGACGGACTCCTGAACGACATCTGGGGGCAGCACGTGCAAGCCGAACATGTTGCGCAGGCGCTCGCCGTCGCGTGTTCGGGGCCCGTCGAGGAGGGCTGCGTCGGCGGCGGCACCGGGATGATCTGCCACGAGTTCAAGGGCGGCATCGGCACCGCGTCGCGTGTCGTCGCCGATGCGTCGGGCGGCTGGACGGTCGGCGCGCTCGTGCAGGCGAATTACGGGCAGCGCGCCGCGCTGCGCGTCGCGGGCTACCCGGTCGGAGAAGTGCTGCGCGACGCGCATTCGCCGTTCAGCGAGCCTGCCGCGGCGGGCGAGCCCGGAATGGGCTCGATCGTCGTGACGCTCGCGACCGATGCGCCGCTGCTGCCGCATCAATGCACGCGGCTCGCGCAGCGCGCGAGCGTCGGCCTTGCGCGCGTCGGCGGCGGCACTGACAACTCGAGCGGCGACATCTTCGTCGCGTTCGCGACCGGCAACACCGGCTTGCCGGTCGCGAGCTACGGACGCTCGGGGCCGACGACGATCGGCGTGCGGATGGTCGCCGACGCGCACATCTCGGCGCTATTCGACGCGGCGGCGGAAGCGGTCGAGGAGGCGATCGTCAACGCGCTCGTGGCGGCGACCGGTCTCGCGGCGCGCGGCGTGCGCGTCGACGCGCTCGGTGCGGCGCGGCTCGTCGATGCGATGCGCGAGACCGGATGGCGGCCGCGCACGGGCGACGCTCAGCCGTAG